A stretch of the Tardiphaga sp. 709 genome encodes the following:
- a CDS encoding restriction endonuclease subunit S, translating to MARSQTITGGRDATAAVIPGRYALSVGSPNLPAPNGWTWTALSSVARLESGHTPSRRHPEYWGGSIPWIGIRDATGNHGRVIHETIECTNELGITNSSARVLPQNTVCLSRTASVGYVVVMGRPMSTSQDFVNWICSDALNPHFLKYVLLAEREALLKFAVGSVHQTIYFPEAKAFHICMPNREAQDSIVEVLGALDDKIELNRRMNETLEAMARAIFKDWFVDFGPTRAKVEGRAPYLAADVWALFPDTLDKEGKPTSWANVPLSDLVEVNPSEPLARGKTAPYLDMGALPTVGPNTEDYVLRDFGSGMRFRNGDALFARITPCLENGKTAFVQCLPKGIIGWGSTEFIVLRSRLPVPKPLAYLIARDPDFRANAIRSMTGTSGRQRATNAAVSAYLVTRPTSNKLWAMLGTAIDPMFERIAANDTESKALAATRDLLLPKLMSGEIHIKDAEKIAGEAA from the coding sequence ATGGCTCGAAGCCAAACTATTACAGGCGGACGCGATGCGACCGCCGCAGTAATTCCAGGGCGATACGCGCTCTCCGTTGGGTCCCCAAACCTTCCAGCACCGAATGGGTGGACTTGGACAGCCTTATCGTCAGTTGCGCGGCTTGAGTCTGGACATACACCCAGCAGGCGACACCCCGAATATTGGGGTGGCTCAATTCCTTGGATCGGCATTCGTGACGCCACCGGGAACCACGGCCGCGTCATTCATGAGACCATAGAGTGTACTAACGAGTTGGGGATTACCAATTCCTCAGCGCGCGTCCTCCCCCAAAACACTGTTTGCTTATCGAGGACTGCATCTGTTGGATACGTCGTGGTTATGGGGCGCCCAATGTCGACCAGCCAAGACTTTGTAAATTGGATTTGCTCGGACGCGCTAAATCCTCATTTTCTAAAGTATGTCCTGCTGGCTGAGCGAGAAGCTCTTTTAAAGTTCGCAGTAGGAAGCGTTCACCAAACGATATACTTCCCGGAGGCAAAAGCTTTCCACATCTGTATGCCTAATCGGGAAGCACAAGACTCGATTGTCGAAGTCCTTGGTGCCCTCGACGACAAGATCGAGTTGAACCGGCGGATGAACGAGACGCTGGAAGCGATGGCGCGGGCGATCTTCAAGGACTGGTTCGTCGATTTCGGCCCAACCCGCGCCAAGGTGGAAGGCCGTGCGCCGTATCTGGCGGCGGATGTGTGGGCTTTGTTTCCAGATACTCTCGATAAAGAGGGTAAGCCAACCAGTTGGGCCAACGTTCCGCTAAGCGATCTGGTTGAAGTGAACCCATCTGAGCCCTTGGCGCGCGGAAAAACTGCTCCTTATCTCGACATGGGCGCCCTTCCGACCGTCGGCCCTAATACCGAGGACTATGTCCTTCGGGATTTTGGATCAGGCATGCGCTTTCGCAATGGCGATGCTCTTTTCGCCCGAATTACGCCCTGTCTGGAAAACGGCAAGACCGCTTTCGTTCAGTGCCTTCCTAAAGGGATAATTGGATGGGGCTCGACGGAATTCATTGTGCTCCGCTCGCGCCTCCCCGTCCCAAAGCCACTTGCTTATTTGATAGCGCGCGATCCAGATTTTCGCGCAAATGCCATTCGGAGCATGACCGGCACATCGGGGCGACAGAGAGCGACTAACGCTGCTGTATCTGCGTATCTAGTGACGCGTCCTACAAGTAATAAGTTATGGGCAATGTTAGGCACCGCGATCGATCCTATGTTTGAACGCATTGCCGCCAACGATACTGAGTCAAAAGCCCTCGCCGCCACCCGTGATCTCCTGCTCCCCAAACTGATGTCTGGCGAAATCCACATCAAGGACGCCGAAAAAATCGCCGGGGAAGCCGCATGA
- a CDS encoding type I restriction endonuclease subunit R: protein MAYLSEAAVEEMVLDHLLRLGYAVAPDAEIGPDGKAPEREAYADVVLVGRLTAAIARLNPAIPADARGDALRKVLATEKPSLIEENRRLHRLLVEGIDVEFASDDGSIRGDKVRLIDFDDLAANDWLATGQFTVIAGPVNRRPDVVVFINGLPLGVIELKAPGGANATLAGAYNQLQTYKSQIPALFRTNAVLVTSDGITARVGSLTADLERFMPWRTTDGEVIAAKGLPELSVLIDGIFERRRLLDLLRDFTVFGETGKELAKIIAGYHQFHAVKRAVDSTVRALALNVGKPVASPDFQGMREDPATYGLPGVESYPKGDKRIGVIWHTQGSGKSLLMAFYAGQLVRHPQMENPTILVITDRNDLDDQLFGTFAMCRDLIRQTPVQADSRDDLQSALSRASGGVIFTTIQKFAPATGETIYPMLSDRRNIVVIADEAHRSQYGFGAKVAQKTGVIAYGFAKYLRDALPNASFIGFTGTPIEKDDVNTPMVFGDYIDVYDISRAVEDGATVPIYYESRLARIELRAEDKPTIDAEIDDLTEDEATTEQERIKRKWATVEALVGSKKRLAMVAADLVRHFEDRVAALDGKAMVVCMSRRICVALYDHIIALRPDWHSDDDATGAIKVVMTGSAADPEAWQRHVGPKSRRDLLAKRAKDPKDPLKLVLVRDMWLTGFDAPSMHTMYVDKPMKGHGLMQAIARVNRVFRDKPAGLIVDYIGIAQNLKNALGQYSGADQRQAGIDEAQAVAVLLEKFEVVKAMFHGFDYAHGLAGTPHQRLVVLAEAIEWILARQHEAAARETSEDKKRLENRRYQDAVRALSVAFSLASASDEAREIRDEVGFFQTVRIALVKSAESAGLSNTQREFAIQQILDRAVVSTEIVDILAAAGIATPDISILSDEFLAEVQQLDKKNLALEALRKLLNDEIRSRSSTNVVETKRFSERLDAAIARYHSNAISTVEVLQELINLAKEVRAARQRGEDEGLSPEEIAFYDALAENESAIEALGNDSLKIIAHELLVSLKSSVSVDWSHRESARARMRVLVKRILRKHGYPPDLQDAAVQTVLRQAEALSARWAA, encoded by the coding sequence GTGGCCTACTTGTCTGAAGCCGCTGTCGAGGAGATGGTGCTCGATCATCTTCTCAGGCTTGGCTATGCGGTGGCGCCCGACGCCGAGATCGGCCCGGACGGTAAAGCGCCCGAGCGTGAGGCGTATGCCGACGTGGTGTTGGTCGGGCGGCTGACGGCGGCGATCGCCAGACTGAATCCGGCCATTCCGGCAGACGCCCGCGGCGACGCGTTGCGAAAAGTGCTCGCTACCGAGAAGCCATCGCTAATCGAAGAGAATCGCCGCCTGCACCGACTGCTGGTAGAGGGTATCGATGTCGAATTCGCGAGCGACGACGGGAGCATCCGTGGTGACAAGGTACGCCTGATCGATTTCGACGATCTCGCCGCCAATGACTGGCTGGCCACCGGCCAGTTTACTGTGATCGCCGGCCCCGTTAATCGCCGGCCGGACGTAGTGGTGTTCATCAACGGCCTGCCGCTCGGCGTGATCGAACTCAAAGCTCCCGGCGGGGCCAATGCCACACTGGCAGGCGCGTACAACCAACTGCAGACCTATAAGAGCCAGATCCCGGCGCTGTTCCGCACCAACGCGGTGCTTGTCACTTCTGATGGTATCACCGCGCGTGTCGGCTCGCTCACCGCGGATCTCGAACGCTTCATGCCGTGGCGCACCACCGACGGCGAGGTGATCGCCGCCAAGGGCCTGCCGGAACTGAGCGTGCTGATCGATGGTATCTTTGAGCGCCGCCGGCTGCTCGATCTACTGCGCGACTTTACTGTCTTCGGCGAGACCGGCAAGGAGTTGGCCAAGATCATCGCCGGCTATCATCAGTTTCATGCAGTGAAGCGTGCTGTGGATTCGACGGTCCGCGCTTTGGCGCTCAATGTCGGGAAGCCTGTCGCATCTCCTGACTTCCAGGGCATGCGCGAGGATCCCGCCACCTATGGACTGCCAGGGGTCGAGAGCTATCCAAAAGGCGACAAGCGGATCGGCGTGATCTGGCACACGCAGGGCTCCGGCAAGAGCCTTCTGATGGCATTCTATGCCGGCCAACTGGTGCGCCATCCGCAGATGGAAAACCCGACCATCCTGGTGATCACCGACCGCAACGATCTCGACGACCAGCTGTTCGGCACCTTCGCAATGTGCCGCGACCTGATCCGGCAGACGCCTGTTCAGGCCGACAGCCGCGATGATCTGCAGTCGGCACTGAGCCGCGCCTCTGGCGGAGTCATTTTCACCACTATCCAGAAATTTGCGCCCGCCACCGGCGAGACGATCTATCCGATGCTGTCCGATCGGCGCAACATCGTGGTGATCGCCGACGAAGCCCATCGCAGTCAATATGGTTTCGGCGCAAAAGTCGCGCAAAAGACCGGCGTGATCGCTTACGGTTTCGCCAAATATCTACGCGATGCATTGCCGAATGCGTCCTTCATTGGCTTCACCGGGACGCCAATCGAAAAAGATGACGTCAACACGCCGATGGTGTTTGGCGACTATATCGACGTCTACGACATCAGCCGTGCCGTGGAGGACGGCGCCACGGTGCCGATCTACTATGAAAGCCGCCTCGCCCGCATTGAACTTCGGGCCGAGGACAAGCCGACGATCGACGCCGAGATCGACGATCTGACCGAAGACGAAGCAACCACCGAACAGGAGCGCATCAAGCGCAAATGGGCGACGGTCGAAGCCCTCGTCGGTTCGAAGAAACGGCTTGCGATGGTGGCCGCCGATCTGGTCCGGCATTTTGAGGACCGTGTCGCCGCCCTGGACGGCAAGGCCATGGTAGTGTGCATGAGCCGCCGCATCTGCGTCGCACTCTATGACCACATTATCGCGCTTCGCCCCGACTGGCACAGCGACGACGATGCCACAGGGGCGATCAAGGTGGTGATGACCGGCTCGGCCGCCGACCCCGAGGCATGGCAGCGGCATGTCGGACCCAAATCGCGCCGGGACCTGCTGGCCAAGCGCGCAAAGGACCCGAAGGATCCGCTCAAGCTCGTGCTGGTGCGCGATATGTGGCTGACCGGCTTCGATGCGCCTTCGATGCACACCATGTATGTCGACAAGCCGATGAAGGGTCACGGATTGATGCAAGCCATTGCTCGCGTCAACCGCGTATTCCGCGATAAGCCTGCCGGATTGATTGTCGATTACATCGGCATCGCTCAGAATCTTAAGAACGCGCTCGGTCAGTATTCCGGCGCGGACCAGCGTCAGGCAGGCATCGACGAAGCCCAGGCCGTCGCGGTCCTGCTTGAGAAGTTCGAAGTCGTAAAAGCCATGTTTCACGGATTCGACTATGCACATGGCTTGGCCGGCACCCCGCATCAGCGTCTCGTGGTGCTCGCTGAGGCTATCGAGTGGATTTTGGCCCGGCAGCACGAGGCCGCGGCGCGCGAAACAAGCGAAGATAAGAAGCGCCTGGAGAACCGCCGCTATCAGGACGCTGTGCGCGCCCTATCCGTCGCATTTTCCTTGGCCTCAGCTAGCGATGAGGCCCGTGAGATCAGAGATGAGGTCGGCTTTTTCCAGACGGTGCGCATCGCCCTGGTGAAATCAGCGGAAAGTGCGGGGCTGAGCAACACCCAACGCGAGTTTGCGATCCAACAAATCCTAGATCGGGCCGTCGTCTCGACAGAGATTGTCGATATCCTTGCTGCTGCCGGAATTGCAACGCCGGATATTTCTATTCTGTCGGACGAATTCCTTGCGGAAGTACAGCAACTCGACAAAAAGAATCTGGCGCTCGAAGCTTTACGCAAATTGTTGAATGACGAAATCCGGTCGCGCAGCAGCACCAATGTCGTCGAAACCAAGCGTTTCTCCGAGCGACTCGACGCTGCGATTGCTCGCTATCATTCCAACGCGATCTCAACGGTAGAGGTGCTGCAAGAACTGATCAACCTCGCGAAAGAAGTGCGAGCTGCACGACAACGCGGTGAAGACGAAGGGCTGTCGCCAGAGGAAATCGCGTTTTATGACGCCTTGGCCGAGAACGAGAGCGCTATCGAAGCTTTAGGCAACGACTCTCTCAAGATCATCGCGCACGAATTGCTGGTCAGCCTTAAGAGCAGCGTATCGGTCGATTGGTCACACCGCGAAAGTGCCCGGGCGCGGATGCGCGTGCTTGTTAAGCGAATTCTGCGCAAGCACGGCTATCCACCCGATCTTCAAGACGCAGCCGTGCAAACGGTTCTGCGGCAGGCTGAAGCGCTATCGGCGCGTTGGGCGGCTTGA
- a CDS encoding isocitrate lyase/phosphoenolpyruvate mutase family protein, which produces MTISTAEKRANFRKLHESGCFVLPNPWDVGSARYLAHLGFKALASTSAGYAWSTGRPDNKVTADDVIEHLALLSAATDLPVNADFENGFADDPAGVAANVARAVASGISGLSIENSTGRADQPLYDDVLAVERIKAARAAIDGVDPAVMLVARCEGFLHGERDLTKTTARLVAFAEAGADCLYAPGVASDAEITTLVQALGGKPLNVLTVQPTMTVQHLASLGVRRISVGGSLARMAWAGFMQASQEIAGQGTFTAFANGARGGELNKLFGEKF; this is translated from the coding sequence ATGACCATCTCCACCGCCGAGAAGCGCGCCAATTTCCGCAAGCTCCATGAGTCCGGCTGTTTCGTCCTCCCCAATCCCTGGGATGTCGGCTCGGCGCGCTATCTCGCCCACCTCGGCTTCAAGGCGCTGGCCTCGACCTCTGCCGGCTATGCCTGGTCCACCGGCCGCCCCGACAACAAGGTCACGGCCGACGACGTTATCGAGCACCTCGCGCTGCTCTCCGCCGCCACCGATCTGCCCGTGAATGCCGATTTCGAGAACGGCTTTGCCGATGACCCCGCAGGCGTCGCCGCCAATGTCGCCCGCGCCGTGGCGAGCGGCATCTCGGGCCTATCCATCGAGAATTCCACCGGCCGCGCCGACCAGCCGCTCTATGACGACGTGCTGGCAGTGGAGCGCATCAAGGCCGCCCGCGCCGCCATCGATGGGGTCGATCCCGCCGTCATGCTGGTGGCGCGCTGCGAAGGCTTTCTGCATGGCGAGCGCGACCTAACAAAGACCACCGCGCGGCTGGTCGCCTTTGCGGAGGCCGGCGCCGATTGCCTTTATGCGCCGGGTGTCGCCTCCGACGCGGAGATCACCACGCTGGTGCAGGCGCTGGGCGGCAAGCCGCTCAATGTCCTCACCGTGCAGCCGACCATGACCGTGCAGCATCTGGCCTCGCTCGGCGTCCGCCGCATCAGCGTCGGCGGCTCACTGGCCCGCATGGCCTGGGCCGGCTTTATGCAGGCCTCGCAGGAGATCGCCGGGCAGGGGACGTTTACGGCCTTTGCCAATGGGGCGAGGGGCGGGGAGTTGAATAAGTTGTTTGGCGAAAAGTTCTGA
- a CDS encoding TrmJ/YjtD family RNA methyltransferase has product MSGSGTDSTKAHTDLVGPVVILVEPQLGENIGMCARAMGNFGLTRLRLVNPRDGWPNVHARRAASGADHILDKVELFDTVEQAVADCTLLFATTARAHDQAKPVVAPEAAAAETIAHVATGATAGILFGRERYGLQNEEVALANRIITFPVNPAFASLNLAQAVLLCGYEWFKQATSNALPYAMPERSEPAAQHQMTAFFDNLVGELDKVEFLRPPEKRDTMLVNLRNIFTRMEPTKQDMHTLHGVVMAIAEGRKGPAKGGVLDGEQATRLRALLAEHGKGQQPHESGTVRGLARMLRRNPTDAERLMWDQLRADRRFAGQFKRQTPVGRHIPDFVSFPERIAIELVNPGETEVIVSDRAARKAWLEERGYRVIAMTAEDVTRDIAPELDRLEALLASGMPGQG; this is encoded by the coding sequence ATGTCCGGTTCAGGCACCGACTCTACCAAGGCGCATACCGACCTGGTCGGTCCCGTTGTCATCCTCGTCGAACCGCAGCTCGGCGAGAATATCGGAATGTGCGCGCGGGCCATGGGCAATTTCGGCCTGACCCGGCTGCGCCTCGTCAATCCCCGTGATGGCTGGCCGAACGTCCATGCCCGCCGGGCGGCCTCCGGCGCCGATCACATCCTCGACAAGGTCGAGCTGTTCGACACCGTCGAGCAGGCGGTCGCCGATTGCACGCTGCTATTTGCCACCACCGCCCGGGCGCATGATCAGGCCAAGCCGGTGGTCGCGCCCGAGGCCGCGGCCGCCGAGACCATCGCCCATGTCGCCACTGGGGCGACCGCCGGCATCCTGTTCGGCCGCGAGCGCTACGGACTGCAGAACGAGGAAGTCGCGCTCGCCAACCGGATCATCACCTTCCCGGTCAACCCGGCTTTCGCCTCGCTCAACCTCGCCCAGGCGGTTCTCCTCTGCGGCTATGAATGGTTCAAGCAGGCCACGTCCAACGCGCTGCCCTATGCGATGCCGGAGCGGTCGGAGCCGGCGGCCCAGCACCAGATGACGGCCTTTTTCGACAACCTTGTCGGCGAACTCGACAAGGTCGAGTTCCTGCGCCCGCCGGAAAAGCGCGACACCATGCTGGTCAACCTGCGCAACATCTTCACCCGGATGGAGCCGACCAAGCAGGACATGCACACCTTGCACGGCGTGGTGATGGCCATAGCCGAGGGCCGCAAGGGCCCGGCCAAGGGCGGCGTGCTCGACGGCGAACAGGCCACCCGGCTGCGGGCGCTGCTGGCCGAACACGGCAAGGGTCAACAGCCGCATGAGAGCGGCACGGTGCGCGGCCTCGCGCGCATGCTCCGCCGCAACCCGACCGATGCCGAGCGCCTCATGTGGGACCAGCTCCGCGCCGATCGCCGCTTCGCCGGCCAGTTCAAGCGCCAGACCCCGGTCGGCCGCCACATCCCGGATTTCGTCTCATTCCCGGAGCGGATCGCCATCGAGCTGGTCAATCCCGGCGAGACCGAGGTGATTGTCAGCGACCGCGCCGCCCGGAAGGCCTGGCTGGAAGAACGCGGTTATCGCGTGATCGCGATGACAGCCGAGGACGTGACGCGGGACATCGCGCCGGAGCTGGACCGGTTGGAAGCGCTTCTGGCCAGCGGGATGCCGGGGCAGGGCTGA
- a CDS encoding carbamoyltransferase C-terminal domain-containing protein, with the protein MPQLILSVHSGVHDAAVAIFEDYDLKAAIALERLTRRKSDGSVHPDAAIDEVLSIAGATRRDIDVVATSRAMFPKAYFPRLGGLRWLREQYRSRVGKDRLLLGAEQHRYRAPRAEDVFDAAAWRHDGGFRDDAEVHFYNHHEAHALPTLFYSPWPDALLVTADGGGDNVNYSYRHFTEGRLTTLYGDDACLFLPNPVDSLGRAYSAATKSLGFRPNRHEGKLTGLAAMGKPTVAETIAGYFSVAPDGRIQSSFRSYHQMNALMRQLAKQAGREDFAASIQKVLEDTMLLSLQRLLQRHPARHVGLSGGVFANVKLNRLLAEQLPIDELFIFPAMGDDGLPIGGALSYLMQRDGLVPWLGRRRDLGNVYLGRDFQAGLDDGIATTPGIHRTDEAPVDGAVTRLVAGEIGAIFNGRMEYGPRALGARTILANPARRGTHDLLNERLSRSEFMPFAPVITAERAAEVFDVNPVNARACRYMTIACDVRPEWRGRIPAVVHVDGSARPQVIARPDNPLYYDIVEGFAEASGLPVLVNTSFNVHEEPIVNSPDEALRALLDGRIDFLVTTGGLYRRDAT; encoded by the coding sequence ATGCCTCAGCTTATCCTCAGTGTTCACTCCGGCGTCCATGACGCCGCCGTCGCCATTTTCGAAGATTACGACCTGAAGGCTGCCATTGCGCTGGAGCGACTGACCCGGCGCAAGAGCGACGGCAGTGTTCATCCCGATGCGGCCATCGACGAGGTGCTGTCGATCGCCGGTGCCACCCGGCGCGATATCGACGTCGTCGCCACCAGCCGCGCGATGTTTCCCAAGGCCTACTTCCCCCGCCTCGGCGGCCTCCGCTGGCTGCGCGAGCAGTATCGCAGCCGGGTCGGCAAGGACCGCTTGCTGCTCGGCGCCGAGCAGCATCGCTACCGCGCGCCGCGGGCCGAGGACGTGTTCGATGCCGCGGCCTGGCGGCACGACGGCGGTTTCCGCGACGACGCCGAAGTCCATTTCTACAACCACCACGAAGCGCATGCGCTGCCCACTCTGTTCTACAGCCCGTGGCCGGATGCCCTGCTGGTGACGGCCGATGGCGGCGGCGACAATGTCAATTACAGCTACCGGCACTTCACTGAGGGCCGCCTGACGACGCTCTACGGCGACGACGCCTGTCTGTTCCTGCCAAATCCCGTCGACAGCCTCGGCCGTGCCTATAGCGCGGCGACCAAGTCGCTTGGATTTCGGCCCAACCGGCACGAGGGCAAGCTCACCGGGCTCGCGGCCATGGGGAAACCGACAGTGGCCGAGACGATCGCCGGGTATTTTTCGGTCGCCCCGGACGGACGTATCCAGTCCAGCTTTCGCAGCTATCACCAGATGAACGCGCTGATGCGCCAGCTGGCCAAACAGGCCGGCCGGGAGGATTTTGCGGCGTCGATCCAGAAGGTGCTGGAAGACACCATGCTGCTGTCGCTGCAGCGCCTTTTGCAGCGGCATCCGGCGCGACATGTCGGCCTGTCCGGCGGCGTGTTCGCCAACGTCAAGCTCAACCGCCTGCTCGCGGAGCAATTGCCGATCGATGAACTCTTCATTTTCCCGGCGATGGGCGACGACGGCCTGCCGATCGGCGGTGCGCTGTCCTACCTGATGCAACGCGACGGCCTTGTGCCATGGCTGGGCCGCCGCCGCGATCTCGGCAATGTCTATCTCGGCCGCGATTTTCAGGCCGGGCTCGACGACGGCATCGCAACCACGCCGGGGATTCACCGCACCGACGAGGCGCCGGTCGACGGCGCGGTGACGCGGCTGGTGGCGGGCGAGATCGGCGCGATCTTCAATGGCCGGATGGAATATGGCCCCCGCGCATTGGGCGCCCGGACCATCCTCGCCAATCCGGCCCGGCGCGGCACCCACGACCTCTTGAACGAACGGCTGAGCCGTTCCGAATTCATGCCGTTCGCCCCCGTGATCACCGCCGAACGGGCTGCGGAGGTGTTCGACGTCAATCCCGTCAATGCGCGCGCCTGCCGCTACATGACCATCGCCTGCGACGTGAGGCCGGAATGGCGGGGCCGTATCCCCGCGGTGGTCCATGTCGATGGATCCGCGCGGCCTCAGGTGATCGCGCGTCCGGACAACCCGCTCTATTATGACATTGTCGAGGGGTTTGCAGAGGCCAGCGGATTGCCGGTGCTGGTCAATACCAGCTTCAACGTGCATGAGGAGCCCATCGTCAACAGCCCGGACGAAGCGCTGCGGGCGCTGCTCGACGGGCGGATCGACTTCCTGGTGACCACGGGCGGCCTGTACCGGCGCGACGCGACGTAA